Within Raphanus sativus cultivar WK10039 unplaced genomic scaffold, ASM80110v3 Scaffold1254, whole genome shotgun sequence, the genomic segment GAGGTAGTGGGATGGATTGgataaatgttgaccatttTGGATAGATTCCGTCTGTAAGGTAGTACGCCATAGGATAATTGTGGCCGTTGACCGTGAAATTAACTTTAGGAGCTCGACCTTGTATAATGTCAGAAAAAACTTGTGAACCGATCGAGAACATTAATATCGTTGAGGGTACCTGGTAAACCGAAAAAtgcgtgccatatccaaagatctTGTGATGCCACAGCCTCTAAGACAATGGTCGGCTTTCCGTGACCTCGTGTGTACTGCCCTCTCCAAGACCTTGGGCAgtttttccactcccaatgcatacagtcgatgctgCCTATCATTCCCGGAAATCCGCGTACCTCTCCGATATCGAGTAATCATTGAAGATCAGCTGGTGTAGGTTTTCGTAGATACTCATCACCAAACAATTGTATTATCGCTTCGTTGAACTTCTCCAAACATAAAAGTGCGGTACtctcaccaagtcggagatattcGTCATACGTATCTCCCGATTGACCATATGCTAGCATACGTATAGCCGCAGTACACTTTTGAAGTGCAGAAAGGCCGTACCTTCCGTGAGCATTTGGTCTTTGACGAAAGTATGGAACTTCATTACTCAGGCGATCGACAATGGAAAGGAACAATGGCTTGGTCATTTGAAAACGCCGCCTAAACATTTCTGGTGGGTATGTAGGATTTTCACTGAAATAGTCGTTCCAAAGGTCTTGGTGGCCTTGCTCCCTATGTCTTTCGATATACGCTCGTCTCTTCGGCTTGTTAATTTGTTGGTCGATGAAATTATCAACTTGTTGGTCGATAAAATTATCAACATGTTGGTCTAACGTATCTTCAATTAATTTATCTGCTGCATCATCTGATGAGAAAGAC encodes:
- the LOC130503949 gene encoding uncharacterized protein LOC130503949, which codes for MSFSSDDAADKLIEDTLDQHVDNFIDQQVDNFIDQQINKPKRRAYIERHREQGHQDLWNDYFSENPTYPPEMFRRRFQMTKPLFLSIVDRLSNEVPYFRQRPNAHGRYGLSALQKCTAAIRMLAYGQSGDTYDEYLRLGESTALLCLEKFNEAIIQLFGDEYLRKPTPADLQ